A window of Dorea formicigenerans contains these coding sequences:
- the jag gene encoding RNA-binding cell elongation regulator Jag/EloR, which yields MDYITVTAKNLDDAITEALVQLEVTSDRLDYEVIEKGSDGFLGFGRKQAVIKARRKEEPVVEVKAEKKEEKPVKVEKAAKVEKTEHAEKKEPVKTETKNEFKKEHKKEKDFKKAPKKEVREETELAKVEPATIEACEKFVEDVLNAMNMEEVKVTSTVDEEGALSITMEGKNMGILIGKRGQTLDSLQYLTNRVANKMQDGYVRVKLDTEDYRRRRKETLENLAKNIASKVKRTRRTVALEPMNPYERRIIHSALQSDPAVSTHSEGEEPYRKVVVTLARRSGGSHNYEKYDK from the coding sequence ATGGATTACATTACTGTAACAGCAAAGAATCTTGATGATGCGATTACAGAAGCGTTAGTTCAGTTAGAAGTAACAAGTGATCGTCTTGATTATGAAGTTATCGAAAAAGGAAGCGATGGTTTCCTTGGATTCGGTAGAAAACAGGCCGTTATCAAAGCCCGCAGAAAAGAAGAGCCTGTAGTCGAAGTAAAAGCTGAGAAAAAAGAAGAGAAACCTGTAAAGGTCGAGAAGGCAGCAAAAGTTGAGAAGACAGAGCATGCAGAGAAAAAAGAACCAGTAAAAACTGAGACTAAGAATGAATTTAAGAAAGAGCATAAGAAAGAGAAAGATTTCAAAAAAGCTCCGAAAAAAGAAGTAAGAGAAGAGACAGAACTTGCAAAAGTTGAGCCGGCTACAATTGAAGCTTGTGAGAAATTTGTAGAAGATGTTCTGAATGCCATGAATATGGAAGAGGTAAAGGTTACTTCTACAGTTGATGAGGAAGGTGCACTGAGCATCACTATGGAAGGTAAGAACATGGGTATCCTGATCGGTAAGAGAGGACAGACACTGGATTCTCTTCAGTATCTTACCAATCGTGTAGCTAACAAGATGCAGGATGGATACGTTCGTGTAAAACTTGACACAGAGGATTATAGAAGAAGAAGAAAAGAGACTCTTGAGAATCTTGCAAAGAACATTGCAAGCAAGGTAAAGAGAACAAGAAGAACAGTTGCACTTGAGCCAATGAATCCATATGAGAGAAGAATCATTCACTCAGCACTGCAGTCTGATCCGGCTGTATCTACACACAGTGAAGGTGAAGAGCCTTACAGAAAAGTCGTTGTAACACTGGCAAGAAGATCCGGTGGCTCTCATAATTACGAGAAATACGACAAATAG